From the Chryseobacterium sp. G0201 genome, the window ATTGACGTAAGGCGTGCTTTCGTAGCCTAATTTCTTTAGATCTTCAAGATTTTTAGCCTGATAATTATTGTAAAAATATTCTCCCAATACATTTCCCAAGCGTTCTTTGAAAGTTGAGATATAGGTAAAAGTATATTGATAATCAGCTCCGTTGCTCACATGATTATCAATAAAAACATCAGGTTTCAGCCATTGATAAATTTCCTGAAAACTTCTGGCATTTTTAGAGTCTGCTTTGATGAAATCTCTGTTTAAATCATAATTTCGGGCATTTCCTCGAAAACCATATTGTTCAGGTCCATTTTGATTGGCTCTAGAAAAAGATCCTCTGTTTAACATTCCGCTCACATTGTACGCTGAAATGGCTACAATGACAAAATTTTGGGGAGTTTTGATTTTCTTTGTAGCTAAATCTCGCATCAACATCATCGTTGCATCAATTCCGTCCGGTTCACCAGGATGAATTCCATTATTGACGAAGAGAATTGCTTTTTCTTTTCTTAATTTATCTAAATCTTTTTCGGGAAAAGGGTTGTAAACGACAACATAAATTGGTTTTCCGTTATCGTCTTCTCCTTTTTTAAGATATTGAATTTCATTAAAGTTTTTAGCTAAATTTTGATAATAGGAATTCATTTCGTCATAAGTAACGGTTTGATTTCCATTTCCTTTTTCAAAAGGGGTCTGAAAAGTATTTTGTGCTAAAAATAAGGATGAACTTAGGAAAAATAAGAGATATTTCAGTTTCATGGAAGTGATATTTCGAGTTTCAAAATTACTGAAAATAAATCTTCGAAATTTAATATTGGGTTAAGCGCAAGGGCGCAATTTTTTACAATTCAATATATTTTAAGGCGCAAAGACTTTATCTTTAATAAAATTTATGTCTGAAAACTTTCTAAAAATCTTTGCGTTTATCCAACTTTTAATTATTCCTCCCTTTTTCATTTGGATATAACGATGGAAGCGGATCGCTTTGCCAGAATTCTTTGGTATCAACATCCATAATGGATAAATTTCCAGTGAAAGCTGCGCCTGTATCGAGATTCCAGATATTAGCTTTGTGGATGGGAGTTTTCATGCCTAAATGTAAAGTTGGGGTATGTCCGATGAATATTTCATTGTAGAGAAGAAATCTTTTAGGATATAAATTGGAGTTTTTTGACAGCTTTTTATCCATTGCAACGGCGGTCTCCCACAAGGTTCTGTCCCAACGGTAATTGCTGGAATAGACTTCCTTTTCAGGGCCGTGCATAGAAGAATAACCGGCATGAATAAACAAGCGGTTTTCTTCGTCAACGTAATAATTTTTCATCCTCTGGAAAAATTCTAAATGCCTGTCCAGCTCTTCCAAAGCGTAATCAGCATAACTTTCAACCGTGCTTTTTCCTCCATTGGAGAGCCAGACATCAGGATCTCCACCTAAAGAAAGCCAATCTTCAGTCCACGCATCGTGATTTCCTTTGATGAAAATACATTCCTGTTTTTCGGAAAGTTCTATTAAAAATTGGATGATCTGGGAAGATTCGCTCCAACCGTCGACATAATCTCCGAGGAAAATTAATTTATCATTTTCGGTAACATTGGCTCTTTCAAAAACCTGTTGTAAAGCTTTCAAACCTCCGTGAATGTCGCCAATTACTAATGTTCTTTTCATTTAATTTGAAATATATTTTGCATCTACAAAATCCGTCAGCCAAACTTCATTATCTGAAAGGTAAAATTCGATTCCATCTTCAAACATTTTTTGTGTCTTAATCGTCAAAATAATAGGTTTTCCGTGGCGCATTCCTACTTTGGTAGCCGTTTCTTTATCCTGACTTAAATGAACATGTTGTCGACTTCTTTTCTCAATTCCTTTTTCTAAAATGGATTCGATATTACTTTGAGCCGTTCCGTGATACAGAAATTCAGGTGGTCGTTGCGGAATTAGAGCTAAATTTATCTCAATCGAATGCCCCTGACTGGCTCTGATTCTTGTTTTATCTTCATTAAAAGCAAAGCGCTTTTTTTCGTTAGTTTGTACGATTTCATCTAATTCTTCAAAGGTAAAGCCTTCATAAGAATCTCTTTTTGATTTTGTGATTAATTCATCAACATTTGCCCATCCATTTTCATCCAAATTCAAATTGATGAGTTCGGGATGATGCCTGAGAACGTAGCTCAGGAATTTGCTTGTTTTTTTCTTTTGTTGCTCGTTCATGGTTGTGTTTTTATTTCATTAATTTGTTTTCTAATTTTTCACACAAATTTTCAATATCCTCTTTTCTCACCAACTCTGCAATCCATTCTTCAGGAATATTTTCAAAACCATAATAAATTCCCGCGATTCCGCCTGTGATGGCTCCGGTTGTGTCGGTGTCTTCTCCTAGATTTACTGCTTTCAACACTGCTTCAGAATAACTTTCTGAGTTTAGAAAGCACCATAATGAAGCTTCTAAACTGTGAAGAACGTATCCGCTTGAACCTATTTTTTCTTCTTCATATTCAAAGATATTATTGTTTAAAATTCTTTCAAATTTATCCATTTCACTCTGAGAACAAATTGGATTATTATCTAGAAAATATTTTATTGTTGATTTCATTTTGTGATAAGCTTCAAATTTTTCTGCCCCATTCAAAATTTCTAATAAAAATTCCAAATAAATAAAACAAGATATTACAGAACGAATATGTGCATGCGTGATTGAAGAGATTTCTTTAACTTTATCAAATCGTTGTTCGATCGGAAGCTCTTTAATGTAAAATAATAATGGTAAAATTCTCATTAAAGAGCCGTTACCATTATCAAACTCACTTGTTCCTCCGCATAATTGAGGAGTGTAGCCTTTACTTATTTTGTAAATAGCTTGTCTTGTTGCAATACCAATATCAAAAACTCTCCCGTGAGGAGTCCATATTTCTGCATTGTACCATTGTAAAAACTTCAAAGATATATCTTCTAAATCATAACCTTCACAAAGACTTTCAGCAAGACATAAAGCCAAGGAACTATCATCACTCCACGTTCCCGCAGGTTGATGATGAGTTCCTAAAGCTCTCATTTTTGTGACAGGAGAACGTTTCAATTGCTCTCTGCTTCTAAATTCAACCGGAACGCCCAAAGCATCGCCAATACAAACTCCGAAAATTCCGGCTTTTACACTGTTTTCCATTAGGCTAAATTTACAAGCTTATCAAATAATAGTTTCATCCCCTTTGTTGCGGTTTCTTTCATTACGACAGCTCTTTGTCCGTATCCGAAGCCTGTTTCGTTGGGATTGATGACAATCAACAGACAATCATCTTTAATGTCATGAAGCAATCCAGCCGCCGGATAAACCTGCAAAGAAGTTCCTATTACTAAGAAAATATCGGCTTCTTTTGCTTTTTTCGTTGCTTCTTTCATCAAGGGAACATCTTCCCCGAACCAAACGATGAAAGGTCTTAATTGAGCTCCGTCTTCTGCTTTGTCTCCAACCTTGATATCATCTTTTTGTTCGTAAATCAAACCTTTATTGTTGCATGAACAAGATTTTAACAACTCTCCGTGGAGGTGAAGAATATTTGTTGATCCCGCTCTTTCGTGAAGATCGTCGATATTTTGAGTGATAATTTCTACCTCAAAATGTTTTTCTAATTCTGCAACGAGTTTGTGTGCGTCATTCGGTTCAACTTCATGGATTTGGCGACGTCTCTGGTTGTAGAATTCCAGAACCAATTCTCTGTCTTTTCTCCATCCTTCCGGACTTGCTACATCCGTTATACTATGATTTTCCCAAAGACCATCTCCGTCTCTGAATGTTTTTATTCCGCTTTCGGCGCTGATTCCGGCACCGCTTAATATGGTTAGTTTTTTCATTTGTTTAAAATTTTATCTTTCAAAATTTGAAAGGCAAGTATTATCAGCAAAATAATAGTTATTGGTATCGAAATTATATATAACGGAATATTTTTTAAATGTTTTTTTATTCTTATTCCATATTTTTTATCTGTTTCTTCATTGATGAATTTAATGAAATTGTTTTCCTTAGCTTTTGTTATTCTCTTTTCAAAAGCATTCCATAGATCATTTATACAAACTTCTTCAAAAATATAAAGTGTTGGATTCCATTTATTTTCAGAAAGATTAAAAAAATAATAGGTTTCAAAATTTGATTTAAAATATTCATCATACCCTTCATACTTTTTTATACATAAAATATTTTCACTAGGTAATAAATTAAGTTTATCTAGTTCTAATCTTAGTTCATTTTGAATTTTTTGTAATTTGTTTGCATTTGTTTCAACCTGAAAAACATTTGAGCTTTTTCCAGCATTTTGAAGGTAAAAAATATAAATTTTCGGAAATCTCAGATTTGTTTCCTTTTGAAGAAGATTTATTTCTTCAATTGTCAGTCCTAGATTTTGATTTTTAGGATCATCTACAAATCTGAAATTATATATTTCCATTACTCTAAAAGCTTTTTATAGATTTCTTCATTTTCATCTCCAAAACAGACGAAAATTATTTTTTCAATGTTGTCTGACTGAAATTTTTTCACCTCATCAACAGCAATTTTCGCTGCCAATTCTTTTGGAAAGCCATAAACTCCTGTGCTGATCCCTGGAAAAGAAATTGTTTTCACATCTAAACTTTCTGCTAATTTCAAAGAGTTTTTATAGCAATTCGCCAATAACTCTGAGCTTTCTTTTTCATTATCATTCCAAACCGGTCCAACGGTGTGAATGACATATTTTGCAGGAAGATTTCCGGCTGTCGTTACAACCGCTTCTCCAGTTTTACATTTTCCTTGTCTGTTTCTGATCTTTCTACAT encodes:
- a CDS encoding metallophosphoesterase family protein — translated: MKRTLVIGDIHGGLKALQQVFERANVTENDKLIFLGDYVDGWSESSQIIQFLIELSEKQECIFIKGNHDAWTEDWLSLGGDPDVWLSNGGKSTVESYADYALEELDRHLEFFQRMKNYYVDEENRLFIHAGYSSMHGPEKEVYSSNYRWDRTLWETAVAMDKKLSKNSNLYPKRFLLYNEIFIGHTPTLHLGMKTPIHKANIWNLDTGAAFTGNLSIMDVDTKEFWQSDPLPSLYPNEKGRNN
- a CDS encoding RNA 2'-phosphotransferase produces the protein MNEQQKKKTSKFLSYVLRHHPELINLNLDENGWANVDELITKSKRDSYEGFTFEELDEIVQTNEKKRFAFNEDKTRIRASQGHSIEINLALIPQRPPEFLYHGTAQSNIESILEKGIEKRSRQHVHLSQDKETATKVGMRHGKPIILTIKTQKMFEDGIEFYLSDNEVWLTDFVDAKYISN
- a CDS encoding ADP-ribosylglycohydrolase family protein; translated protein: MENSVKAGIFGVCIGDALGVPVEFRSREQLKRSPVTKMRALGTHHQPAGTWSDDSSLALCLAESLCEGYDLEDISLKFLQWYNAEIWTPHGRVFDIGIATRQAIYKISKGYTPQLCGGTSEFDNGNGSLMRILPLLFYIKELPIEQRFDKVKEISSITHAHIRSVISCFIYLEFLLEILNGAEKFEAYHKMKSTIKYFLDNNPICSQSEMDKFERILNNNIFEYEEEKIGSSGYVLHSLEASLWCFLNSESYSEAVLKAVNLGEDTDTTGAITGGIAGIYYGFENIPEEWIAELVRKEDIENLCEKLENKLMK
- a CDS encoding SIR2 family NAD-dependent protein deacylase; this translates as MKKLTILSGAGISAESGIKTFRDGDGLWENHSITDVASPEGWRKDRELVLEFYNQRRRQIHEVEPNDAHKLVAELEKHFEVEIITQNIDDLHERAGSTNILHLHGELLKSCSCNNKGLIYEQKDDIKVGDKAEDGAQLRPFIVWFGEDVPLMKEATKKAKEADIFLVIGTSLQVYPAAGLLHDIKDDCLLIVINPNETGFGYGQRAVVMKETATKGMKLLFDKLVNLA
- a CDS encoding O-acetyl-ADP-ribose deacetylase, producing the protein MKIEVTLGDITRIKVDAIVNAANSSLLGGGGVDGAIHRAGGDAILEECRKIRNRQGKCKTGEAVVTTAGNLPAKYVIHTVGPVWNDNEKESSELLANCYKNSLKLAESLDVKTISFPGISTGVYGFPKELAAKIAVDEVKKFQSDNIEKIIFVCFGDENEEIYKKLLE